The genome window tcgctggcttgaagcccaaggttgctggcgtgagcaaggggtcaatcactctgctgtagcccccccccacctccccaccccctgtcaaggcacatatgagaaagcaatcaacaaacaactaagatgctgcaacgaagacttaatgcttctcatctctcccttcctctctgtctgtcctatctctctctctctctgtctttgccacacacaaaaaacaacaacaataaaaaactgtaaatgagcctgacctgtggtggcgcagtggataaagcgtcaacctggaaatgctgaggtggccggttcaaaaccctgggcttgcctggtcaaggcacataagggagttgatgcttccagctcctcccccttctctctctctgtctctctctctccctctctctgtcctctctaaaaaaaagaaaacaaaaaaaaaactgtaaatgaACCTTTGACACAGTAATTCTACTTTTAGGAACCTACCCTACTATAGTACATAATTCTAAATGTAGAtcatacagaaataaattttcaTGCTAGAAATATtgggaaatagcctgacctgtggtggtgcagtggataaagcgtcgacctggaatgctgaggttgccggttcaaaaccgtatacttgccttgtcaaggcacatataggagttgatgcttcctgctcctcgtccctttctctctctctctctctttctctttctctctcctctctaaaaactgaataaataaatcattttttttaaaaagaaatatttggaaatagcTTGAATGTCTAATAATAGAATATTACATTATGCTGTAGTAATCCGgttcattttaaatgataaagacAATGTAATACTGTGGAAAGTGATTATAGTACAACATTTAGTGAAAAAAAACATGACACAGATTTCTATTAACACAattagaatgttttttttaatagtacacATAAATCACAGTgttatcatatgacccaacaattccagtATATTATTAGGTGGttatcaaagaaaatgaaaacatatatgtatacacacacatatatgaataTTCACAGCTGCAGGattcaaaatagccaaaaagtggaaacaacccaaatgcttaTTAACTgataaacagagaaacaaaacatggTATATctaaacaatgaaatattgtttggcaataaaaagaaatacagtactgatacatactacaatgtggatgaaccctGAAACATTAggttaaatgaaagaagccagatacaaatgacacatattgtgtgattccatttatttgaaatgtctAGAACAggaaaatctatagaaacagaaaatagcctaaccaggcagtggcacagtggatagagcatcggactgggactcagaggacctaggttcgaaatcccgaggtcaaccagcttgagcgcaggttcatctggtttgagcaaggctcaccagcttgagcccaaggtcgctggcttgagcaaggggtcactcggtctgctgtagccccccccttccccatcaaggcacatatgagaaagcaatcaatgaataactaaggtgctgtaaagaagaattgatgcttcttatctctctctcttcctgtctgtctgtccctatctgtccctttctctctttctgtctctgtcaccaaaaaaataaatacataaaaaagaaaataaattagtggTTACCTGGAGCTGTTggggggaaatggggagtgaGTACTAATAGACAAGGGTTTTCTTTgaaggatgatgaaaatgttctaaaatggaTTGGGGTGATGTTTGCACAACCCTGTGAATATACTAGAATCACTGAACTGTACACCTTAAGTGGGTGAActgtatggtatatgaattacagtgtgtccgtaaagtcatggtgcacttttgaccggtcacaggaaagcaacaaaagacaatagaaatgtgaaatctgcaccaaataaaaggaaaaccctcccagttgctgtaggatgatgtggcagcatgtgcgcatgcacagatgatgacgtaacaccatgtatacagtggagcagcagcccacggccatgccagtccagatgtggacggtacagaggaaagttcagtgtgttttatggcttgctaaattcgaatccgtgaccaaagtgcaacgtgaatattggcgcgtttataatgaagcaccaccacataagaataacattactcagtgagataagcagttgaaggaaaccggcagtttggtggagaaaccccgttcaggtaggccatcagtcagtgacgagtctgtagaggctatacgggatagctacctaaggagcataagaaatctgtgcgtgagcccacatcgaactgcactgaataggtatgaaactgggagagttttccttttatttggcgcagatttcacatttctatcatcttttgttgctttcctgtgaccagtcaaaagtgcaccatgacttttttttttaatttatttttttatttattcattttttttagagaggagagagacagagagggagagagaggagagagagacagaaggggggaggagctggaagcatcaactcccatatgtgccttaaccaggcaagcccagggtttcaaaccggcgacctcagcatttccaggtcgacgctttatccactgcgccaccacaggtcaggcaagtgcaccatgactttacgaacacactgtatatgtcaAAGCTATTGTAAAAAAACtttaatggggccctggctggttggctcagtggtagagcgtcggcctggcgtgcaggagtcccgggttcgattcccggacaagggcacacaggagaagcgcccatctgcctctccacccctccccctctccctcctctctgtctctctcctcccctcctgcagttgaggcccctttggagcaaagttggcccaggcactgaggatggctctgtggcctctgcctcaggtgctagaatggctctggatgcaacagaacgacgccccagatgggcagagcatcactccctggtgggcatgcccggtggatcctggtcgggtgcatgcgggagtctgtctgactgcctccccgtttccagcttcggaaaaatgaaaacaacaacaacaacaacaacactttaatggtacaaataaaaaaggaaattagaaagaaaaagaatgtattgtATTTGAGGTGGTAGGATTATAGAtgattaaaatatagtttattttccttttgtcatgtgttacttttttattttattattattattttaattttatttttatttattcatttttagagaggagagagggagagagagagacagagagggagagaggagagagagacagagagagagagaagggggaggagctggaagcatcaactcccatatgtgccttgaccaggcaagcccagggtttcgaaccagcgacttcagcatttccaggtcgacgctttatccattgcgccaccacagatcaggctttttttttttttacagagacagagagtgagtcagagagagggacagacaggaacggagagagatgagaagcatcaatcattagtttttcattgcgcgttgcaacaccttagttgttcattgattgccctctcatatgtgccttgaccatgggccttcagcagacggagcaactccttgctcaagccagcgaccctgggttcaagctagtgagctctgttcaaaccagatgagcctgcgctcaagctggagacctcggggtctcgaacctgggtcatccgcatcccagtccgacgctctatccactgcaccaccgcctggtcaggctgtgttactTGTATAaggagaaaacaaacatttttttgttttgttttgtgtttttccgaagttggaaacagggaggcagtcaaacagacttccgcatgcgcccaaccggaatccacccggcatgcccatcaggggatgatgctctgcccgtcttggggcctcgctctgccgcaatcagagccattctagcgcctgaggcagaggccacagagccattctcagcgcccgggccaactttgctccaatggagcctcagctgcgggaggggaagagagagacagagaggaaggagagggggaggggtggagaagcagatgggcgcttctcctgtgtaccctggccaggaatcgaacccaggactcccgcacgccaggccgacgctctaccactgagtcaaccggccagggctaaaacaaaCTTGTTTCAAAAGCACCAGATGCATATCTCAGGCAACTATTTCAATGTAAATAACCAGCATTACAACCATTCCTCTTACCTCTTTGTAGGTTGTGAATTTTATCTTTAAGTGTTATCGTATTTTTCTTAAtgatatattaatgtattttcatAATATATTCTAGATACTACATTTTTTCCATAATATGCAGTTGCGTCAGGAGGAGGAAGCCATGACTTTAGgcagatggggggtggggggtgggtagaAAGGTCCTTAGCAACCTATGTCCCCTGTTTGTCCAGAATCCAGCCCTCTGCCCCAAATCAGCCCCTCTGCTTAAAAGCTCAAAGCccagtagctcggttggttagagcaccctcCGGAATCgcagaggtcaccggtttgatcccgggtcagggcacatacaggaacagattgatgttcctgtctctccctctctttcccttcctcgtaaaataagcataaagaaaaaagaaaaagcctgacctgtggtggcacagtggataaagcatcaacctggaaatgctgaggttgccagttcaaaaccctgggcttgcctggtcaaggcacatatgagagttgatgctatctgctcctcccccctcctctctctctctctctccctctctataatgaataaagtcttttaataataattaaaaaaaagaaaaagctcaaaaccCTTCTACTTACAACTTGAGGGCTACCTACATCCACTATAAAGGCTGTTCCTGGTCTCGGCTTTGGTGCGGTCACACCCCCACCGGGGTCAGAGTCCCGCCCCTCTGGCCAGGTCGGGGAGTGTCCCGGgtccacagggccctggccagggtcCCGCCTACGTCGGCGGACTCGCACAGCCACACGCAGGGGTCAGAGCCCCTCACCTTAGGGTCACAGCTCCCTTCCGAGGGAGGAGGCTACCAGCCACAGGCATGGGTCGCAGTCTGACACGCGGCGGCACCGCCGGCCGCTGGCCCGGGACGCGCCCGCCCTCGGCCGGGGCTCTGTCACCCATCCAGCCGAGCCTGGTCCCGCCCCCGAGGCCCGCGGCCCCTCCTCCAGGTCGGTGCTAGTGGCTCCGGGGTCCTCCGTGTGCGGCGCGGGGTTCCCGGGGGCCAGGCCGGAGGTCTCGGCGCCCGTGAGGCCCGCGCCGGCCGCGTCGCCTTCGCGGGAGCCGTCGGCCCACTCGCAGCCCCGGTGCTCATCGCCCTCCTGGCTCTCCTCGCGGCCACCGCCCGCGAACCCGGCGGCGGACTGGCCGCGGCTGCGCCAGGCTGCGCGGGGCGGCATGGCGGCCGGCACGCTGCTGGAGGCCGGCCTGGCCCGGGTGCTCTTCTACCCGACGCTGCTGTACACGCTCTTCCGCGGGAAGGTGCAGGGTCCGGCGCACCGCGACTGGTACCACCGCATCGACCGCACGGTGCTGCTGGGCGCGCTGCCGCTGCGGAGCATGACGCGCCAGGTGAGCCGGGCGGAAGGCCGCGCCGCGCCTGGGAGCGGGCGAGCGCCCCCGGCCTCCCGCCCGTTCTGAGCCCCCTGTTTACCTCGGCAGCTGGTCGAGGTGGAGAACGTGCGCGGGGTCATCACCATGAACGAGAAGTATGAAACCCGATTCCTGTGCCACTCCGCAACGGTGAGGGGCCAGGGTCGCGGGCGGACGGGGGAGAGCCCACGGTGGCTGGGGGATGGGCGGCGCCGGGGACCGTGACCCGGAGACGGGTGACCCCGGCCTTTTTGCCTCCTTAGGAGGTGGTCCTGACCCTCTACGTTTAAATGGCTGCCACTGAAGGCAGAAACTAATGTGAAACAGAAACTGTTGTGAAAAGTGTTTATAAGTAGATTTACCAAAGTCTGATTTTGCCTTTGTCcacaaatgtattttcttttttgaaaaaatattttatttattgattctagagagggggggagacagagaaaggcggGGGTTgcgagagtgggaagcatcaattcatagttgtttctTGCTTGTGCAAAccgggggtctcgaacccggcaacctcagcgttctagggatacgctccatccactgtgccatcacaggtcaggcacaaatgcATTCTTAATTTCTGTATTTACGACTCAGTAACCAAATTTAAAAGAcaactttccctctttctctcccctctctctaaaaatgaataaataaaatccaaaataaaaaaaataataaaaaattaaaagcctgaCCTtcggtgcagtagataaagcatcgacctggaactctgaggtcaccggttcgaaaccgtgggcttgcctggtcaaggcacctatgggagttgatgcttcctgcttctcccccttctctctcgctctctaaaaatgaataaatctaaaaaaaatttaatgaacgACTTTTCTTTGACTTGATTTCATTCCTTCAACACTAGGTGAACACTAAGTATGAATCTGCCTTAGGCATTCAAGATGAAGGCcctaaaaactctttaaaaaaagctGCCCCCAAaagtagtaaattttttttttttttgtatttttccaaagccagaaacggggaggcagtcagactcccgcatgcacccgaccgggttccaccaggcatgcccaccagggagcgatgctctgcccatcttggggcgtccctctgccgcaatcagagccattctagcgcctgaggcagaggccacagagccatcctcagcacccggtgctttgttccagtggagtcttggctgcaggaggggaagagagagacagagaggaaggagagggggaggggtggagaggcagatgggcgcttctccttgtgtgccctgtctgggaatcgaaccctggactccggcacgccaggccgacgctctaccactgagccaccggccagggccaggagtaaATTTATCATAAAACAACCTACTGAAAAACCACATCAGGTTCATTTACCTCTGATTTGAGGAAATTCTTATTCATGTGTTAGTGATATAGTTGAATTCTGAAGTACTGTCATAACAAAGTTCAGGCAAGCCtaaaatacagtttttttgttttgttttgttttttgttttttttttttacatacatatgttttttttttattattattttttatttttattttttatttattcattttagagaggagagagagagagagacagagagagagacagagagagagagaggagagagagacaggggggaggagctggaagcatcaactcccatatgtgccttgaccaagcaagcccagggtttcgaaccggcgacctcagtatttccaggtcgacgctttatccactgtgccaccacaggtcaggctaaaatacagTTTTCATTAAATGTGAATACCTGTTTGTGTAACTCTCTACAATGGTTATTAGATATTGCCCTATTTTATATAAAGATGTTGCCTTGTCTTTATAATATTTGACATCTATTAGCACTACACAATTATCTTTCTTGATTACTGTACTAATATTGCCTGATGAAAATGCTGTAATCTCAacctgtagatttttttaaaccttaaaaatatttgtgactCACATTGAAAATATATTGATTAGTGATGGCctacgttttttgtttttgtttttagcaagggGGCggtaggggagagagaaggagatgagaagcatcaacttctaggtgcgacagtttagttgttcattgtttctcatatgtgccttgactggggggctccagcccagccagtgaccccatgctcaagacatTGACCTTAGGAtttcgaatctgggacctcagtaccccaggtcaatgctctatccactgagccaccaccagttaggcaaaGGTATGGATAACAGTTCCTTGGATTTCCCAAATTATTTTGCCACAAAGCCTCAAGAGCTATTTAGCCAGAATAGTAAATGTTCCTTAGTGTGGTCAGTCCTGTGGAGCAAGAGCCACAGAAAGTGCTTGGTTTCTGGACGTGAGGCATTACCATTTTTATGATGATGTAACTATATatagcagtgtgtgtgtgcatactatttttttttaatttattgaatttattgattttagtgggagagaggagagacacaggaacattgatctgctcctgcatgtgcctcgagCGGGAATGGGactggcaacctctgccctttgggacaatgctccagccaacaagctatccggccagggccattgttttaattttaaaataactctttttttttttcttttttttatcacatacCCTCTcaagaaaaaagtaacaaaagagGAGACTTATggacagagaaatagaaaggtcTTGTAAAATGTAGTAACCCAACTGTGAAGCTAGGTCACGCATAGGcaccaaaattataataaaaaaacagttGCACAACTTTTGtagatgaattttatttttaatctttttagagagaaacaggaagggagatgagaagtatcaactcatagttatttcatttttagttgttcactgattgctttctcatatgtgccctgactgaggggctcaagccgagacagtgacctcttgctcaagccagcaaccatgggatcattttgatgatccacgctcaagccagctactctgcgctcaagctggatgagcctgcgcttaagctggcgaactcagggtttcaaacctgggacctcagcctccaggttgacgctcttaTCTACTACCACCACCGGTCAGACTATAGATGAAGTTTATACAGCTAATGTTTTGCAGTTAAAATAgccaaaggggccctggccggttggctcagcggtagagcgtcgggctggcgtgcgggggacccgggttcgattcctggccagggcacataggagaagcgcccatttgcttctccaccccctccccatccttcctctctgtctctctcttcccctcccgcagccaaggctccattggagcagagatggcccgggcgctggggatggctccttggcctctgccccaggcgctagagtggctctggtctcagcagagtgatgccccggaggggcagagcatcgccccctggtgggcgtgccgggtggatcccggtcgggcgcatgcgggagtctgtctgactgtctctccccatttccagcttcagaaaaataaaaataaataaataaataaccaaagggCACTTTAACACTTTAAATTTTGGACATAAATTCTAGCTCAGCAACATAGCTATTTGATGAAAGACTAACCATGTAGgtcagccatttaaaaaatatttctgtaagaaGTTTCTTGTTTAGAAAATAGTAAAcagtatattcacattgtagTAAACCCTGAAGCTTCCTTGTCGTTTTGCTATCTCTTGGGGACCCATTTTCATGCTACTAACATctgactttttccttcttttgtgcTGGTGGACCCGGTTTCAGGAGTGGAGGAAACTCGGCATTGAGCAGCTGCGACTCAGCACAATAGACATGACTGGAGTCCCGACCTTGGCCAACCTCCGGAGAGGAGTTCAGTTTGCTCTCAAGTACCAGTCCCTGGGCCAGAGTGTCTACGTGCATTGTAAGGCTGGGCGCTCCAGGAGTGCCACTATGGTGGCGGCGTATCTGATTCAGGTAGGAAACGTCTTTCTGGACTGTCTCATTTACAGCAGATTTCCAGAACTAAAGCAGCATAATCTACAGGTCCAACTTGCTAGGAGGAGCCATGTCCCTGGTTTTAGGCTGTTGGGAGGTGGAAAGTTTTGTAGATGGGCTGACCTGTGGCTTTAGCACCTGCCAGCTATGTGACCTGAGGCAAAAGTGGCTTCCCTCTCGGATGCTGTTTCCTCAAACTAAGTGTATTATGAAGTTTGAATGACAAAGTTATGTCAAACCGTGATGTAGCGTAGACACTCAAAAAATGGAGTTGCAAAGGATATTAACACCAGCTAAAGGCTAGAAACGCTTGTTAAAAATAGCACATCAGGCAGTCTAGTACTGGAAATAGTGGCGATAACTTTCAGCTCTATACTACTCAGATTTCTTCAAGTATCACTAAACATTAGAGTTCTAAACCTTAGTTTCTAGAAACAGGACCCTATGGAATTTTACCTACCAATTTGTTATACTCAGCAGgtggaatattttttaaactattcagAAGCAAATACTTTTGTCATTCCTTGTCATATGCTGCCTGCTTTGCTCATTTTTGTTACCTGTCTGGCCCCTGCAGAGCATTCACTAAGTCATGTAGATAGtttaaggaaaaaggaaatgtaaCAATAACCAGCCTGGCCTTGTTTATGTTACTGTGCACTGGTGAGTATATAATTTAACAGTACTAAAGCTTTGATCATTAGGATTGTTAGCTAGACAAAGGTCACAGGAGGATATTTTGGGCCCAGTGAGAATTGAAGCAGCAGGgtagaaatctgtattttcttgGTTGTATTGAGTTGTAAACCAGTAAGTTTCCTTAGGACACAAAGGTAATCCTCCCAGTCAAACTTAAGTGCTCTTTTTCTAGCTTATGGTGACAAGTTGCATAAAAACATCTACTCTTTCCATATAACTTATATCCAATGGTCCAGCTCAGGGAGGACATCTAGTAGGTCTAGGAAGGCTTGAATTTAGGATCTAAACTCACGTGTTCAACCTTCTTTTGCCAGGGTTTGGCGGAGCAAGAATTAGGGAGAAAGACTGACTTGTCCCCCAGCCTGTTGCATTAAGTTAGGACTGGTTATAATATCTGGGATTGCTAAAGTTCTCTCGTTTATAATATGGAACATGTTTTTAACTCCCCCacaatgaagttttaaaaaaaatgaaatgctggGAGCCCTTTGGCACCTGTCATTAGGTCAAAGACAGTTTACACAGGCTTCTTTCTTTGCTGATTTCCCAACCCTGTCCTTCAGGTGTACAACTGTAGCCCAGAGGAGGCTGTAGAAGCCATCACCAAGATCCGGTCCCACATCTACATCAGACCCGGCCAGCTGGAAGTTCTCAAAGAATTCCACAAGGAGATTGCTGCAGAGGCAGCAAAGAATGTGACGTATCACAtgtcaaagaaataaagtatgtgGATAAGAAAGAACTTAAGATAACTCTCCTGGCAACAGAATGAAAAAGTTGAACAGGACCAGTGGGGCTTAAGCCCAGACTTGACATAACAGAGTGTGCTAAGTAACAGAAAATTTTGCTCCCTTTGTCTTGGTTTCATTTTCCTGAAATAACAGTTATACAGCTAGAAAGATTTAGCACGGCTTCTATTCACAGGGGATGGGAATGGGGATGGGGATGTGGGATAGGGATGAGGgtgtcttttttgggggggagggtatttttttttgtatttttctgaagttggaaacagggaggcaggcagactcctgcatgcacccacccgggatccacccggcatgcccaccagggggcga of Saccopteryx bilineata isolate mSacBil1 chromosome 1, mSacBil1_pri_phased_curated, whole genome shotgun sequence contains these proteins:
- the PTPMT1 gene encoding phosphatidylglycerophosphatase and protein-tyrosine phosphatase 1 isoform X1; translation: MAAGTLLEAGLARVLFYPTLLYTLFRGKVQGPAHRDWYHRIDRTVLLGALPLRSMTRQEWRKLGIEQLRLSTIDMTGVPTLANLRRGVQFALKYQSLGQSVYVHCKAGRSRSATMVAAYLIQVYNCSPEEAVEAITKIRSHIYIRPGQLEVLKEFHKEIAAEAAKNVTYHMSKK
- the PTPMT1 gene encoding phosphatidylglycerophosphatase and protein-tyrosine phosphatase 1 isoform X2; translation: MAAGTLLEAGLARVLFYPTLLYTLFRGKVQGPAHRDWYHRIDRTVLLGALPLRSMTRQLVEVENVRGVITMNEKYETRFLCHSATEWRKLGIEQLRLSTIDMTGVPTLANLRRGVQFALKYQSLGQSVYVHCKAGRSRSATMVAAYLIQVYNCSPEEAVEAITKIRSHIYIRPGQLEVLKEFHKEIAAEAAKNVTYHMSKK